From Acidipropionibacterium acidipropionici, one genomic window encodes:
- the murI gene encoding glutamate racemase, producing the protein MTTDNPDGIGYPIGIFDSGFGGLTVARAAVDLMPNEDIVYLGDTARAPYGEKRIAQVREYALQCLDRLDFHGVKALVIACNTASSAVLRDARERYDVPVIDVIMPAARRASLATRNGRIGVICTEATARSRSYEDALAAVPGVTVTTIPCPRFVEYVERGVTGGPELEALARSYLEPIREAGCDTLILGCTHYPLLAGLITLVLGDEVTLVSSSEECARASYTALTRLGILHTEPREPSRYFLTTGNAEKFERLGRRLMQGFVHDVHRVGMDDQPAPLGDLAFVKP; encoded by the coding sequence GTGACCACTGACAATCCTGACGGCATCGGATACCCGATCGGGATCTTCGACTCCGGTTTCGGGGGGCTGACGGTGGCGCGCGCCGCGGTGGACCTCATGCCCAACGAGGACATCGTCTATCTCGGCGACACCGCACGGGCCCCTTACGGCGAGAAGCGCATCGCCCAGGTGCGCGAATATGCGCTGCAGTGCCTCGACCGGCTGGACTTCCACGGCGTCAAGGCTCTCGTCATCGCCTGCAACACCGCCTCCTCGGCGGTGCTGCGCGACGCCCGGGAGCGCTACGACGTGCCCGTCATCGACGTCATCATGCCGGCCGCACGGCGCGCCTCGCTGGCCACCCGCAATGGGCGCATCGGGGTCATCTGCACCGAGGCGACCGCACGCTCCCGCTCCTACGAGGACGCCCTGGCGGCGGTGCCCGGGGTCACCGTCACCACCATTCCCTGCCCCCGCTTCGTGGAGTACGTCGAGCGGGGAGTCACGGGCGGACCCGAGCTGGAGGCGCTGGCCCGCAGCTATCTGGAGCCGATCCGTGAGGCCGGCTGCGACACCCTCATCCTGGGCTGCACGCACTATCCGCTGCTGGCCGGCCTGATCACCCTGGTTTTGGGCGACGAGGTCACTCTGGTCTCCTCCTCCGAGGAGTGCGCGCGGGCCTCCTACACGGCGCTGACCAGGCTCGGGATCCTGCACACCGAGCCACGGGAGCCCAGCCGGTACTTCCTCACCACGGGCAACGCCGAGAAGTTCGAGAGGCTGGGGCGCCGCCTCATGCAGGGCTTCGTCCACGACGTCCACCGGGTCGGGATGGATGATCAGCCGGCGCCGCTGGGCGATCTGGCATTCGTGAAGCCCTGA
- the rph gene encoding ribonuclease PH, which produces MSASEARVGTVSELSSQTRIDGRALDQLREVTIKRSWLSQAEGSVLVSFGRTTVLCNASVTEGVPRWRRGSGLGWVTSEYEMLPRATNDRSQRESRKGKIGGRTHEISRLVGRSLRAVVDYRALGENTIVVDCDVLQADGGTRTASITGGFVALWDAIAWLRGRGSLAGEPLTGSVQAISAGIVGGVPMLDLAYEEDSSADTDMNIVMSGSGDFIEIQGTAEGQPFNRALLGQLLDLGTKGCAELKAAQEAALGVEL; this is translated from the coding sequence CTGTCAGCGTCTGAAGCTAGGGTTGGCACCGTGAGTGAACTTTCATCCCAGACCCGTATCGACGGTCGCGCCCTGGACCAGCTGCGGGAGGTCACCATCAAGCGCTCCTGGCTGTCCCAGGCCGAGGGCTCGGTGCTGGTGAGCTTCGGCCGTACGACCGTGCTGTGCAACGCCTCGGTGACCGAGGGGGTGCCCCGCTGGCGCAGGGGATCGGGGCTGGGCTGGGTGACGTCGGAGTACGAGATGCTGCCCCGGGCCACCAACGACCGCAGCCAGCGGGAGTCCCGCAAGGGCAAGATCGGCGGGCGGACCCACGAGATCTCCCGCCTGGTGGGACGGTCGCTGCGCGCCGTCGTCGACTACAGGGCGCTTGGCGAGAACACCATCGTGGTCGACTGCGACGTCCTGCAGGCCGACGGGGGCACCCGCACCGCCTCCATCACCGGCGGCTTCGTGGCCTTGTGGGACGCCATCGCCTGGCTGCGCGGGCGGGGATCGCTGGCCGGGGAACCGCTCACCGGATCGGTCCAGGCGATCAGCGCAGGTATCGTCGGCGGGGTCCCCATGCTCGACTTGGCCTATGAGGAGGACTCCTCGGCCGACACCGACATGAACATCGTGATGTCGGGCTCCGGGGACTTCATCGAGATCCAGGGCACGGCCGAGGGGCAGCCCTTCAACAGGGCGCTGCTCGGGCAGCTGCTGGATCTGGGCACCAAGGGGTGCGCCGAGCTCAAGGCGGCTCAGGAGGCGGCTCTGGGGGTGGAGCTGTGA
- the rdgB gene encoding RdgB/HAM1 family non-canonical purine NTP pyrophosphatase — MSRVVLASHNRAKLAELQRVFEAAGSDVEVVGSADVADYPPPDETGTTFVDNALIKAREAVARTGLPALADDSGIEVDALNRMPGIRSARWSGPEATDEKNLRLLLDQTYDLLSERRTARFVCAMAFVGVDGAVITRTATMEGRVIGEARGDNGFGYDPMFVPDEQEGSLTSAEMTPDQKDAISHRGKAVRAIVPEVVAQVAGAAPEQEH; from the coding sequence GTGAGCCGGGTCGTGCTGGCCTCCCACAACCGGGCGAAGCTGGCCGAGCTGCAGCGGGTCTTCGAGGCAGCCGGTTCTGACGTCGAGGTCGTGGGGTCGGCCGACGTGGCCGACTACCCGCCGCCCGACGAGACCGGCACCACCTTCGTCGACAACGCCCTCATCAAGGCCCGCGAGGCCGTGGCACGGACCGGCCTGCCGGCCCTGGCCGACGATTCCGGCATCGAGGTGGACGCGCTCAACCGGATGCCGGGCATCCGGTCGGCCCGGTGGTCGGGCCCCGAGGCCACCGACGAGAAGAATCTGCGGCTGCTGCTCGACCAGACCTACGACCTTCTTTCCGAGCGCAGGACGGCCCGGTTCGTGTGCGCGATGGCCTTCGTCGGCGTTGACGGCGCCGTCATCACCCGCACCGCCACCATGGAGGGCCGGGTGATCGGCGAGGCCCGCGGCGACAACGGCTTCGGCTACGACCCGATGTTCGTCCCCGATGAGCAGGAGGGGTCTCTCACCAGCGCCGAGATGACCCCCGATCAGAAGGACGCCATCAGCCATCGTGGGAAGGCGGTCCGGGCGATCGTGCCCGAGGTCGTCGCCCAGGTGGCCGGAGCGGCGCCGGAACAGGAGCACTGA
- a CDS encoding thymidylate synthase, whose product MQQYLDLLNRILDEGTRRPDRTGTGTQSVFGHQMRFDLRAGFPLLTTKRIYTRGVFGELLWFLRGDTNIGWLHDNNIHIWDEWADENGDLGPVYGAQWRSWPDPDGGVVDQIAKVIEQIRTNPWSRRHIVSAWNPAQVDQMALPPCHTLFQFYVTADEAGEPAWLSCQLYQRSGDTFLGVPFNIASYALLTHLVAQVTGLRAREFVHTIGDAHLYLNHLDQVHEQLSRTPRPLPRLVLNPDVDSIDAFELSDISVEGYDPYPAIKAPIAV is encoded by the coding sequence ATGCAGCAGTACCTCGACCTGCTGAACCGGATTCTCGACGAGGGCACCCGCCGCCCCGACCGCACCGGCACCGGGACGCAGAGCGTCTTCGGCCACCAGATGCGCTTCGACCTGCGGGCGGGTTTCCCGCTGCTGACCACCAAGAGGATCTACACCCGGGGCGTCTTCGGGGAACTGCTGTGGTTCCTGCGCGGAGACACCAATATCGGCTGGCTCCACGACAACAACATCCACATCTGGGACGAGTGGGCCGACGAGAACGGCGACCTGGGCCCGGTCTACGGCGCCCAGTGGCGCTCCTGGCCCGATCCCGACGGCGGGGTCGTCGACCAGATCGCCAAGGTTATCGAGCAGATCCGCACCAACCCGTGGTCGCGGCGTCACATCGTCAGTGCCTGGAACCCGGCGCAGGTCGACCAGATGGCTCTGCCGCCCTGCCACACGCTGTTCCAGTTCTATGTGACCGCCGACGAGGCGGGGGAGCCCGCGTGGCTGTCCTGCCAGCTGTACCAGCGCAGCGGGGACACCTTCCTGGGAGTGCCCTTCAACATCGCCTCCTACGCCCTGCTGACCCATCTGGTGGCCCAGGTCACCGGGCTGCGGGCCCGCGAGTTCGTCCACACCATCGGCGACGCCCACCTCTACCTCAATCACCTCGACCAGGTGCACGAGCAGCTGTCGCGGACCCCCCGGCCGTTGCCGAGGCTGGTGCTGAACCCCGACGTCGACTCCATCGACGCCTTCGAGCTGTCCGACATCAGCGTCGAAGGGTACGACCCGTACCCGGCCATCAAGGCCCCGATCGCGGTGTGA
- a CDS encoding dihydrofolate reductase, with amino-acid sequence MKVIAIAAVADNGVIGSGDDMLWHLPEDFRRFKRVTMGHTLVFGRRTFEQIGKLPGRRHIVCTRDPDWTVEGVDVAASVPAAVKMARAAGEDVCYIAGGAQIYAAAMELCTGLDITVVHQSPRGSARFPEISPDRWREVSRDRREGFDFVQFVPVESVDEG; translated from the coding sequence ATGAAGGTGATCGCCATCGCGGCCGTCGCGGACAACGGCGTCATCGGTTCGGGCGATGACATGCTGTGGCACCTCCCCGAGGACTTCCGGCGCTTCAAGAGAGTGACGATGGGCCACACCCTGGTCTTCGGGCGGCGCACCTTCGAGCAGATCGGGAAGCTGCCGGGGCGGCGCCACATCGTGTGCACCCGCGACCCCGACTGGACGGTCGAGGGGGTCGACGTCGCCGCCTCGGTGCCCGCCGCCGTCAAGATGGCGCGCGCGGCGGGGGAGGACGTCTGCTACATCGCCGGGGGAGCGCAGATCTACGCCGCGGCCATGGAGCTGTGCACCGGGCTGGACATCACCGTCGTCCACCAGAGCCCCCGGGGGTCGGCCCGATTCCCCGAGATCTCGCCCGACCGCTGGCGCGAGGTCTCGCGGGATCGCCGCGAGGGTTTCGACTTCGTGCAGTTCGTGCCGGTCGAGAGCGTCGACGAGGGCTGA